The sequence below is a genomic window from bacterium.
TTCGACTGCTTCACCACCTCCCTTCTGTGCAGCAAATACCAGAAGCACGAGCTAATCAGGGAAACGGGGGAGGAGGTCTCGAAGGAATTTGACGTTCCCTTTCTCTACAGGGACTGGCGGGACGACTGGGAAGAGGGGGTGAGGCGCAGCAGGGAGCTTTCCATGTACAGGCAGCCCTACTGCGGCTGCCTCTACAGCGAGACAGAGCGCTACCGCGAAAAGGGAGCGGCTAAGTGATGGAAGAGGTAATCCGCTCAACCGCCAATTCGAGGGTTAAGCTGGTCAAAAAGCTCCTTACCGACTCGAAGCACCGCAAAAGCGAGGGGCTATGGGTGGCGGAGGGGGTCCGTCTCGTCGAAGAGGTGCTGGCAAGCGGCCTTCCGATATCTTTTCTCGTCGTCTCCGAGGACGCGGACAGCGACAGGATCGAGCGCATAAAACTTGAGGTTTCCCGCAAGCAGGTTGAGCTTATCGCCGTATCTCGCGGCGTTATGAAGGAACTCTCCGACACCGCCGCCCCGCAGGGGGTCGCCGCGGTCTTCTCACCTCCGGAGTTCACCCTCGAAGAGCTGGCGAAGAGCAGAAGACCGGTCCTCATCCTCGATGCGGTGAGGGACCCCGGCAACCTGGGAACGATAGCGCGCTCGGCGCTCGCTGGGGGAGCGGGCGGGATAATTCTCGGCCCCTCCTCGGTTGACCCCGGAAACCCCAAGGCACTTAGGGGCTCGATGGGGGCGCTGCTTCGCCTGCCCGTTGTCAGCGTAGACACAAACTCAGGCGTTAGGGAGGCGCTTTCCATGCCGATTCTGGGAACTGGCGGGGAAGGGGGCAAGCTGC
It includes:
- a CDS encoding RNA methyltransferase, which translates into the protein MEEVIRSTANSRVKLVKKLLTDSKHRKSEGLWVAEGVRLVEEVLASGLPISFLVVSEDADSDRIERIKLEVSRKQVELIAVSRGVMKELSDTAAPQGVAAVFSPPEFTLEELAKSRRPVLILDAVRDPGNLGTIARSALAGGAGGIILGPSSVDPGNPKALRGSMGALLRLPVVSVDTNSGVREALSMPILGTGGEGGKLPEECPLHEPFALLIGQEAEGISEEWRALADSWLTIPMENGVESLNVATAASVILFEAARQRRSRS